CGAGGTGAACCGGCGGATGTCCATGTACGAGTGGAGGTACGGGATCGCCTGCACCAGGTCGCGGATGGTCGCCCCGGTCTCCCGCCGCACCCGGCGGCCCAGCGTGCCGGCGTCCGGGTTGGCGTCGATCGCCAGGATCTTGTCCTGCCGCTCGATGGCCAGGGTCGCGCCCAGCGCGGTGGTCGTCGTGGTCTTGCCGACGCCGCCCTTGAGCGAGATGACCGCGATCCGGTAGCAGGACAGCACGGGCGTGCGGATCAGGTCCAGCTTCCGCTGCCGCTCCTGCTCCTCCTTCTTGCCGCCCAGCTTGAACCGCGAGGCCGCGCCCGGGTTCCGGCTCGACTTCGCCTTCTGCTTGTTGTTGCGCAGGAGCCGGTCGGAGGAGAGCTCGACGGCCGCCGTGTAGCCCAGCGGGGCACCCGGCACCGACCGCTCGCGCTGGTCGTGCGTGACCGCCTGCGGCCAGGCCGCCCCGGTCCGCGGGTCCACGCCGCCCGGCGGGTACCCGTACCCCTCCGGACCCTGCGGCGGCAGCTCACCGGGCGCGCCCGGAGCCTGCGGGTATCCGTAACCGCCCTGTGCCTGCGGCGGGAGACCGTACCCGGCGGGGGGCTGCTCCGCGCCGGGCGCCGGCGGCTGCGGCTGGGGCTGCCGGCCGGGGTGCGGATAGCCGTAACCGGCCTGCGCCTGCGGCGGGTAGCCGTACCCGGCGGGCGCCTGCGGGGGCTGACCGGGGGCGCCCGGCCCCTGCGGGTAGCCGTACCCACCCTGCGGCGGTACGGCTCCGGGCGCGCCGGCCACCGGCTGCCCGGGCCACTGCGGCGCGGGCTGCGGGGCCTGAGCGGGCTGCGGCTGCTGCGGAGGCTGCTGGGCCTCGGGGGAGGCGGGCGGGAACTCCGGCGGCAGTGGCGGCAGCGCTCCGGGTGCGGCCGCCGGGGCGCCCTCGGCGGGCAGCGGGGCGGCGGGCGGGAGCGCGGCGGGGACGGCGTCGGCGGCCCCGGCGGTCCCGGCCTCGGAATCGGTCGCGGTCTCCGTCTCGGTCGCGGATGCGGTCTCGGCGGCGGGGGCGTCGGCCGGGTCCTCCTGGACCTCGGCCTCCACGTCGTCCTCGGGCTCCGTCTCGTCCTCGGTGCCGGTCTCCGCCTCGGCCTCGGCGCGGGCTTCGGACTCGGTCTCGTCCTGATCCCCGGCGGGGGCCGGGCCGGACTCCCCGTCCGGCTCGGCGTCAGCCGCCGTCTCCTCGGCGTCCGCACGCGGATCCGGCTCGGCCGGGGCGCCGGCCTCCGGCTCGGTGGCCGGCTCGTCCTCGGCGGGCGCCGGGGGCACGTCGGCGCGGGCCAGCCCCGCGGCCTCGGGGGAGCCCGGCAGGGGTTCGGCGGCCGGCGCGGGGGCGGCCGGCTGCGCGGCCGCTTCCGGCTGCAGCGAGGCGGGGTTGAAGCGCACGGTGGCGCCGCTCTCCACCTCACCGCCACCGAAAGGCGCGCCGGGGGCGGGAGCGGGAGCGGGAGCCGGGTAGGCCGGGGGCGCGGCGGGCGTGCCGGCCCCGGGCCCGTACGCCCCGTACGGGCCCGGCGCGGGAGCCTGCTGACCGGGGATCGGACCCGGGACCTGGCCGGCGGCCTGTCCGGGGTACGGCCCGGGCGCCTGGACCGGCGCGGGCGCCGGGTAGCCGGGAGGCGTGCCGGGGGCGCCGGGCTCGGAGCCGTACGCCCCGTAGGGTCCGGGTGCGGGGGGCTGCCCGCCGGGGACCT
The Streptomyces roseofulvus genome window above contains:
- a CDS encoding SCO5717 family growth-regulating ATPase, whose product is MNGDRDDIRGGWNVPADESDADPAEMTGEFTIDYTPPAWYTQNAPGGPGGAGATPPPPTGAPVPVPGVPPAGFQQGWTPTPPPPAPGQVPGGQPPAPGPYGAYGSEPGAPGTPPGYPAPAPVQAPGPYPGQAAGQVPGPIPGQQAPAPGPYGAYGPGAGTPAAPPAYPAPAPAPAPGAPFGGGEVESGATVRFNPASLQPEAAAQPAAPAPAAEPLPGSPEAAGLARADVPPAPAEDEPATEPEAGAPAEPDPRADAEETAADAEPDGESGPAPAGDQDETESEARAEAEAETGTEDETEPEDDVEAEVQEDPADAPAAETASATETETATDSEAGTAGAADAVPAALPPAAPLPAEGAPAAAPGALPPLPPEFPPASPEAQQPPQQPQPAQAPQPAPQWPGQPVAGAPGAVPPQGGYGYPQGPGAPGQPPQAPAGYGYPPQAQAGYGYPHPGRQPQPQPPAPGAEQPPAGYGLPPQAQGGYGYPQAPGAPGELPPQGPEGYGYPPGGVDPRTGAAWPQAVTHDQRERSVPGAPLGYTAAVELSSDRLLRNNKQKAKSSRNPGAASRFKLGGKKEEQERQRKLDLIRTPVLSCYRIAVISLKGGVGKTTTTTALGATLAIERQDKILAIDANPDAGTLGRRVRRETGATIRDLVQAIPYLHSYMDIRRFTSQAPSGLEIIANDVDPAVSTTFNDEDYRRAIDVLGKQYPVILTDSGTGLLYSAMRGVLDLADQLIIISTPSVDGASSASTTLDWLSAHGYADLVQRSITVISGVRETGKMIKVEDIVQHFRTRCRGVIVVPFDEHLAAGAEVDLDMMRPKTREAYFDLSAMVAEDFARAQQAQGLWTGDGQGGLPPHMAPPMPGQYAPGPYGPGQPAPGQPGQPGQPAPGQPYGAPPAPGQPYPGQPVPGSYAPGQPAPGQPYPPQGQSQPYPQPGQPMPGQPMPGQPGEPMPGQAGYPGQPYGGQPYPPASTSGQPGQPGQPAQPYGQQPGPGQPFGQPLPPQAPPQTPPQAPPAPQQ